The DNA sequence CATTCCTGGTGCTGGTCATGTTCTGCTACATCCTGTTCATGCCGGCGGTGATCAATTTCGCGGTGGGCAGGGCCAGCCAAAGGACCGACCTGCCGGCGCAACTGGACGACATTCCGTTGGGAATAGTCCGCTTCGCCCTGGAAGACATCAGGATCGATGATATCCTGGACCGCTCGCATCCGCATCCGGCGCCATCGGTCACGGTGCGAGATTTCACCGAGCAGTGGATCGTTCCGCACCAGACCCACTACGTCGTGGCGGATGAGGAAGGGCTGGTCGGGATCGTGTCCCTGGAGATGCTCCGCTACCTGCCCAAGGACGCCTGGGGCAAGACCCGGCTCGACGCCGTGGTACGCCGCCAGACCCCGTTGGCCTGGCCTGACGAGCATGTCGAAGACGTGCTGCAGCGCATGTCGGAGAGTTCTCTTTCCGTCATGCCCGTCGTGGAAAGGGGTTCGGAGAGATTCCTGGGTGCGGTCACCAGCAACGACATCATCCAGCTCATGACCATGGAGACTACCGACGAGAGCAGGTCGCCCCACCGGCCGGTCAAGACCTCGACGCGGTCTTGACAGAACCCTCGAGGCGGCGGCTTGCCCGGCGATGCGCCATGGGCATCGAACAGACGATAACGCGCGTCAGGGAAGACGGATGGGCAGTGGTCCCCGGCATCATACCGGGTGGCGAGGTGGCTGGACTCAGACAGGGCGTACTCGCGACCATCGAGCAAGCCGAATCGGCGACCCCTGAATGGAAGCGACGCGTCGCCGGCAGCTTCTTCACCATCAACCAGTCGCTGGCGCCGTACGTGAGCGACCGGCGGATTGTGGGCGTCGCCGAGGCGCTGTGGGGCAGGCACGTCAAGATCACCGTGTCCACGCCCGTTGTGAGGCATCCGGGCAGCAATCCCCAGGGATGGCACTCAGACTGGCCGTTCAACCAGAAACACGCCGCCACCATCGAGGCGCCGTACCCCGACACGCCCATGCTGCTGACGGTGATCTTCATGCTCTCGCCGTTCACGCAGGAAAACGGCGGGACGTGGCTGGTGCCGGGAAGCCATCGAATCCCGAA is a window from the Gemmatimonadota bacterium genome containing:
- a CDS encoding CBS domain-containing protein, yielding FLVLVMFCYILFMPAVINFAVGRASQRTDLPAQLDDIPLGIVRFALEDIRIDDILDRSHPHPAPSVTVRDFTEQWIVPHQTHYVVADEEGLVGIVSLEMLRYLPKDAWGKTRLDAVVRRQTPLAWPDEHVEDVLQRMSESSLSVMPVVERGSERFLGAVTSNDIIQLMTMETTDESRSPHRPVKTSTRS
- a CDS encoding phytanoyl-CoA dioxygenase family protein; its protein translation is MGIEQTITRVREDGWAVVPGIIPGGEVAGLRQGVLATIEQAESATPEWKRRVAGSFFTINQSLAPYVSDRRIVGVAEALWGRHVKITVSTPVVRHPGSNPQGWHSDWPFNQKHAATIEAPYPDTPMLLTVIFMLSPFTQENGGTWLVPGSHRIPNNWTPVCGEDDLSDHPSRIQATGDPGSVLIFDSRMWHAVPTNGTNEVRAGLTVRYAPWWLNVNVLVPGTPEREDMVDDEGKPEANLVFPMPREVYDSLPEAAKPLLHHWVR